In Ectothiorhodospira sp. BSL-9, a single window of DNA contains:
- a CDS encoding proteasome-type protease has product MTYCLAITMDAGLVFASDSRTNAGADQVSTYSKMHTFEVEEDRVFVLLAAGNLATTQAVLARLKRDIEDSAEESLHTVRGMSDAAEYLGRVNREEQEKHGEALTKAGFRADASFIIGGQFVGQEPELYLVYPQGNFITASSHTRFLQIGESKYGKPILDRIISPEGSLGDAARCALVSIDSTMRSNVTVGPPIEVIVYERDSLTFEHYLCLEADDDYLTDLKRSWDDNIKAAFRDLPRFDWEAARGRKRRGTEVTVNRRSTRKPSKRTG; this is encoded by the coding sequence ATGACCTATTGCCTTGCCATCACCATGGACGCCGGGCTCGTTTTTGCCTCGGACTCACGCACCAATGCCGGTGCCGATCAGGTGAGCACCTACAGCAAGATGCACACCTTCGAAGTGGAGGAGGATCGTGTCTTCGTTTTACTCGCCGCCGGGAACCTGGCCACCACCCAGGCGGTGCTGGCGCGCCTCAAGCGCGACATCGAGGACAGCGCGGAGGAGAGCCTGCACACAGTACGAGGCATGTCCGACGCAGCCGAGTACCTGGGCCGGGTGAACCGTGAAGAGCAGGAGAAACATGGGGAGGCACTCACCAAGGCCGGATTCCGGGCCGATGCCTCGTTCATCATCGGCGGGCAGTTCGTCGGGCAGGAACCGGAGCTCTACCTGGTCTATCCCCAGGGCAATTTCATCACGGCTTCGTCCCATACACGCTTCCTGCAGATTGGCGAAAGCAAGTATGGCAAACCCATTCTGGATCGCATCATCAGCCCCGAAGGCAGCCTGGGTGACGCCGCGCGCTGCGCCCTGGTGTCCATCGACTCCACCATGCGCTCCAACGTCACCGTGGGCCCGCCCATCGAGGTGATTGTCTACGAGCGCGACAGCCTGACTTTCGAGCACTACCTGTGCCTGGAGGCGGACGACGACTATCTCACCGATCTGAAGCGGTCCTGGGACGACAACATCAAGGCCGCCTTCCGAGACCTGCCCCGCTTCGACTGGGAGGCTGCTCGCGGACGCAAACGCCGCGGCACGGAAGTCACCGTCAACCGCCGCAGTACGCGCAAGCCCTCCAAGAGGACCGGCTAA
- a CDS encoding alpha-E domain-containing protein yields MLSRVAERLYWMARYIERTENTARMVTAFNHLALDMPYQTRVSWAGLVSITGSEAIFEERYPEYNEANVVKFLLGDPANPGSILNALNSARENVRTTRDRVPTEVWETVNELHLYARFNLDAGEGKRGRYRYLSQIRSRCQQITGMLAGTMSHDHAYDLIKAGRNLERADMTSRLLDVGAVGLLARGKDADEDASPFEGLLWINILKSLSAFQMYRQHVRRRINAADVLRFLVQDPEFPRSIGHALAEVEHSLANLPRNDIPLRMAMQVKRHAVDSQVDKLLEPKELHRFIDDLQKEMAELHGLVAETWFRLDKAA; encoded by the coding sequence ATGCTTTCACGCGTCGCAGAACGGCTTTACTGGATGGCCCGCTATATCGAGCGGACCGAAAACACGGCCCGTATGGTCACCGCCTTCAACCATCTGGCCCTGGACATGCCCTATCAAACCCGGGTTTCCTGGGCCGGGCTGGTGTCCATCACGGGGAGTGAGGCGATATTCGAGGAGCGCTACCCCGAGTACAACGAGGCCAATGTGGTCAAGTTTCTCCTGGGTGACCCCGCCAACCCGGGATCGATCCTCAATGCCCTGAACAGCGCCCGGGAGAACGTGCGCACCACGCGGGATCGGGTGCCCACCGAGGTGTGGGAAACGGTGAACGAACTGCATCTTTATGCTCGCTTCAACCTGGATGCGGGGGAGGGCAAGCGGGGGCGTTATCGCTACCTGTCCCAGATCCGCAGCCGCTGTCAGCAGATCACCGGGATGCTGGCGGGCACCATGAGCCATGACCATGCCTATGATCTGATCAAGGCCGGGCGCAATCTGGAACGGGCGGACATGACGTCACGTCTGCTGGATGTGGGCGCCGTGGGGTTGCTGGCCCGTGGCAAGGATGCGGACGAGGATGCCTCCCCCTTTGAGGGATTGCTGTGGATCAACATCCTCAAATCCCTGAGCGCCTTCCAGATGTACCGTCAGCATGTGCGGCGGAGGATCAACGCGGCCGATGTACTGCGTTTCCTGGTGCAGGATCCGGAATTTCCCCGTTCCATCGGTCATGCCCTGGCGGAGGTGGAACACAGTCTGGCCAACCTGCCCCGAAATGACATCCCCCTGCGCATGGCCATGCAGGTGAAGCGCCATGCCGTGGACTCCCAGGTGGACAAGCTGCTGGAGCCCAAGGAGTTGCATCGTTTCATCGATGATCTGCAAAAGGAGATGGCGGAACTGCATGGCCTCGTGGCAGAGACCTGGTTCCGCCTGGACAAGGCGGCGTGA
- a CDS encoding circularly permuted type 2 ATP-grasp protein codes for MSIDWKAYDPNGFYDELISAPGVSRPAAQTLTDYLRSLGDAEIHERKQAAEHAIMEMGISFTVYTEGGNIDRAWPFDIIPRIIPQSEWSRVEAGLRQRLTALNMFINDIYNEQRIVKDKIFPAEVLAQSRNFREQCRGIQPTHGVWAHICGSDLVRDADGSFYVLEDNLRVPSGVSYMLENRQVTKRVFPELFENYSIQPVDEYPSQLFDMLASLSPRPLDYPEVVVLTPGIYNSAYFEHAYLAQRMGAELVEGADLVVGDDDCVYMRTIDGLERVDVIYRRIDDLFLDPEAFNPESRLGVSGVMRAWRAGNVALVNAPGAGVADDKVVYAFVPKMIRYYLDEEPILPNVPTYLCMDDKEREHVLANLDQLVVKPANESGGYGMIIGPHATPTQLEEFAELIKRDPRNYIAQPTLKLSTSPTLCDGHLEPRHLDLRPFVLQGVRTDVTAGGLTRVALRKGSLVVNSSQGGGSKDTWIVDTDTRD; via the coding sequence ATGAGCATCGACTGGAAGGCGTACGACCCCAACGGATTTTACGATGAGCTCATCAGCGCCCCGGGCGTTTCACGCCCGGCGGCCCAGACCCTGACCGATTATCTGCGATCCCTCGGCGACGCCGAGATACACGAGCGCAAGCAGGCCGCCGAGCATGCCATCATGGAGATGGGCATCAGCTTTACGGTGTACACGGAAGGCGGGAACATTGACCGCGCCTGGCCCTTCGACATCATCCCCCGGATCATCCCGCAGAGTGAATGGAGCCGCGTGGAGGCCGGGCTGCGCCAGCGCCTCACGGCCCTGAATATGTTCATTAACGACATCTACAATGAACAGCGCATCGTCAAGGACAAGATCTTCCCGGCCGAGGTGCTGGCCCAGTCCCGTAACTTCCGCGAGCAATGCCGGGGCATCCAGCCCACCCACGGGGTATGGGCGCATATCTGTGGTTCCGACCTGGTGCGTGATGCCGATGGCAGCTTCTATGTGCTGGAGGACAACCTGCGGGTGCCCTCGGGCGTGTCGTATATGCTGGAGAATCGTCAGGTCACCAAGCGGGTGTTTCCGGAGCTGTTCGAGAATTACAGCATTCAGCCTGTGGACGAATACCCCTCCCAGCTCTTTGACATGCTGGCCAGCCTTTCGCCCCGACCCCTGGATTATCCCGAGGTGGTGGTGCTCACGCCGGGGATCTACAACTCCGCCTATTTCGAGCACGCCTATCTGGCCCAGCGCATGGGGGCAGAGCTGGTGGAAGGGGCCGACCTGGTGGTGGGCGATGATGACTGCGTGTACATGCGCACCATCGACGGTCTGGAACGGGTGGATGTGATCTATCGTCGCATCGACGATCTGTTCCTTGATCCGGAGGCCTTTAACCCCGAATCCAGGTTGGGCGTGTCCGGGGTGATGCGGGCCTGGCGCGCCGGTAACGTGGCCCTGGTGAATGCTCCGGGGGCCGGCGTGGCCGACGACAAGGTGGTGTACGCCTTCGTGCCCAAGATGATCCGCTACTATCTGGACGAAGAGCCGATCCTGCCCAACGTGCCCACCTATCTGTGCATGGACGACAAGGAGCGGGAACACGTGCTGGCCAACCTGGATCAACTGGTGGTCAAACCGGCCAACGAGTCGGGAGGGTATGGGATGATCATCGGCCCCCACGCCACGCCCACCCAGCTGGAGGAGTTTGCCGAGCTCATCAAGCGCGATCCGCGTAATTACATCGCCCAGCCCACCCTCAAGCTGTCCACGTCACCCACGCTATGTGACGGACACCTGGAGCCCCGACACCTGGATCTTCGCCCCTTCGTGCTTCAGGGGGTGCGCACGGATGTGACCGCGGGAGGTCTTACACGGGTTGCCCTGCGCAAGGGGTCCCTGGTGGTGAACTCTTCGCAGGGGGGTGGCAGCAAGGACACCTGGATCGTTGACACGGATACCCGGGACTGA
- a CDS encoding class I SAM-dependent methyltransferase: MDLSSIKSAYRRYARYYDAVFGPIFAGGRRLAMEMVNAEPAPRVLEVGVGTGLSLPDYREDARVVGIDVSPEMLQIAKQRAEEGQLKQVEALLEMDAECLAFADDSFDCVVAMYVASVVPNPDKLMREMQRVCVPGGDVLVINHFASSHPVVRRVERALRPLSRLVGFRPDMELDSLPELPGLNRVGVHKTNLFGYWKLVHYRNGEAPLAEPEQPLTPRAADQPG; encoded by the coding sequence ATGGATCTCTCCTCGATCAAGAGCGCCTACCGGCGCTATGCGAGATATTACGACGCCGTGTTTGGCCCCATCTTCGCGGGTGGCCGACGCCTGGCCATGGAAATGGTGAACGCGGAACCGGCGCCACGCGTCCTCGAGGTAGGAGTGGGCACCGGGCTGTCCTTGCCCGATTACCGGGAGGATGCCCGGGTGGTGGGTATCGATGTGAGCCCGGAGATGCTGCAGATCGCCAAGCAACGCGCCGAGGAGGGGCAGCTCAAGCAGGTGGAAGCGCTCCTGGAGATGGACGCCGAATGCCTGGCCTTCGCCGACGACAGTTTTGACTGTGTCGTGGCCATGTATGTAGCCTCCGTGGTGCCCAATCCCGACAAACTCATGCGGGAGATGCAGCGGGTGTGTGTCCCCGGTGGGGATGTGCTGGTCATCAACCACTTCGCCTCCAGTCACCCTGTGGTGCGCCGGGTAGAGCGGGCCCTGCGGCCCCTGTCACGCCTGGTGGGTTTCAGGCCCGACATGGAGCTGGATAGCCTGCCCGAGCTTCCCGGGCTTAACCGTGTGGGCGTGCACAAGACCAACCTGTTCGGTTACTGGAAGCTGGTGCATTACCGAAATGGCGAGGCGCCGCTGGCGGAACCGGAGCAGCCACTGACACCTCGCGCGGCGGATCAGCCCGGCTGA
- a CDS encoding hydrolase — translation MITQANFHPARWLRGSHVQTILPNLLRPRHSIPLRRERMELPDGDFLDLDWAPNADGPLVILFHGLEGSSRSPYAAGLMHRLHDQGFQALTMHFRGCGGEPNRLPRSYFAGDTGDMAWVVEQLTQRFPERPVAAIGVSLGGNALLKWLGETGNASPLSAAVAISVPFDLDKAARRMEKGLSRLYQGYLVGRLKRSTQAKCSRMALPIDCTNLPGLRTFREFDDAVTARLHGFKDVDDYYGHCSCRQYLRGIQVPTLILHAVDDPFMSPDVIPTEAELSSSVNLELARHGGHVGFMEGWGSYWLERRVPRWLQGSLATGA, via the coding sequence ATGATCACGCAGGCCAACTTTCACCCGGCGCGCTGGTTGCGGGGCAGCCATGTGCAAACCATCCTGCCCAACCTGTTGCGCCCTCGTCATTCGATCCCGTTGCGCCGCGAGCGCATGGAACTGCCCGATGGCGATTTCCTTGATCTGGACTGGGCGCCCAACGCAGATGGCCCGCTGGTGATCCTGTTTCACGGCCTGGAGGGATCCAGTCGCTCCCCCTATGCTGCGGGGCTGATGCACCGGCTGCACGACCAGGGCTTTCAGGCCCTGACCATGCACTTTCGCGGCTGCGGCGGCGAACCCAACCGTCTGCCCCGCAGCTATTTTGCCGGCGATACCGGGGACATGGCCTGGGTGGTGGAACAACTGACCCAGCGGTTTCCCGAGCGGCCGGTGGCGGCCATCGGTGTCTCCCTCGGCGGCAATGCGCTGCTGAAATGGCTGGGCGAAACGGGCAACGCCAGCCCCCTGTCGGCGGCGGTGGCCATCTCCGTGCCCTTCGACCTGGACAAGGCCGCACGACGCATGGAGAAAGGCTTGTCGCGCCTGTACCAGGGCTACCTGGTGGGGCGACTGAAGCGCTCCACCCAGGCCAAATGCAGCCGCATGGCCCTTCCCATCGACTGCACCAATCTGCCAGGCTTGCGCACCTTTCGGGAGTTCGATGATGCCGTCACCGCCCGGCTGCATGGTTTCAAGGATGTGGACGACTACTATGGGCACTGCAGTTGCCGACAGTACCTGCGTGGCATCCAGGTCCCCACCCTGATCCTGCATGCGGTCGACGACCCCTTCATGAGCCCGGATGTCATCCCCACCGAAGCGGAGCTGTCGTCCTCGGTCAACCTGGAACTGGCGCGCCATGGGGGGCATGTGGGCTTCATGGAGGGCTGGGGCAGCTACTGGCTGGAGCGCCGTGTGCCTCGTTGGTTGCAAGGCAGCCTGGCAACGGGTGCTTGA
- a CDS encoding sodium:alanine symporter family protein: MQGLLAVNDWVNNIVWGPPFMILLVGTGLYLTIRLGFFQFTHLFFAWRRTFGTLFRRDQKVEKGAITPFQAVTSAMAATIGVGNIAGVATAIALGGPGAVFWMWIVALVGMATKLAEATLGLKYRQMESDGRVSGGVFYYIEYGLGKKWKWLALLYAFLAGLAAFGIGNMVQANTMAHALETSMGVPNWVTGLVVMFFVGLVTLGGIKRIAVTAERIVPTMALIYVIGAIGILVSFYDQIPGAFAQIFAGAFTPASAIGGFAGATVAGAIRYGIARGIFSNEAGLGSASIVHAQARNKPYAQGLWGMWEVFIDTLVVCTMTALVILVTGVIQTGQTGAELTSSAFASGLPGLGGWIVLMAIVLFSYTTMLTWNFYGEKSWEYAFGKRVILPYRIIFVGFLFLGAIGGLTTVWDVSDTLNGLMAAPNLIALVLLAGVLAKEKVQYMKEEREKAMAARKGSDDDKGSG; the protein is encoded by the coding sequence ATGCAGGGACTTCTCGCGGTTAACGATTGGGTCAACAACATCGTCTGGGGCCCTCCTTTCATGATCCTGCTGGTGGGCACGGGGCTGTACCTCACCATCCGGCTTGGCTTCTTCCAGTTCACCCATCTCTTCTTCGCCTGGCGACGCACGTTCGGAACCCTCTTCCGTCGCGACCAGAAGGTGGAGAAGGGGGCCATCACACCGTTTCAGGCCGTCACCTCTGCCATGGCGGCCACCATCGGGGTGGGCAATATCGCCGGGGTGGCCACAGCCATCGCCCTTGGCGGACCGGGGGCCGTGTTCTGGATGTGGATCGTCGCCCTGGTGGGCATGGCCACCAAGTTGGCCGAGGCCACGCTGGGCCTCAAATACCGCCAGATGGAGTCGGACGGCCGGGTTTCGGGCGGGGTCTTCTATTACATTGAGTACGGCCTGGGCAAGAAATGGAAATGGCTGGCCCTGCTCTATGCCTTCCTGGCGGGCCTGGCGGCCTTTGGCATCGGCAACATGGTGCAGGCCAACACCATGGCCCATGCCCTGGAGACCAGCATGGGCGTGCCCAACTGGGTGACCGGCCTGGTGGTCATGTTCTTCGTCGGCCTGGTCACCCTGGGGGGCATCAAGCGCATCGCCGTGACCGCCGAGCGCATCGTGCCCACCATGGCCCTGATCTATGTGATCGGCGCCATCGGCATCCTGGTGAGCTTTTACGACCAGATCCCCGGAGCATTTGCGCAGATTTTCGCGGGTGCCTTCACCCCGGCGTCGGCCATCGGCGGCTTTGCCGGTGCCACCGTGGCAGGTGCCATTCGCTATGGCATTGCCCGGGGCATCTTCTCCAACGAGGCGGGCCTGGGGTCGGCCTCCATCGTCCACGCCCAGGCCCGCAACAAGCCCTATGCTCAGGGTCTGTGGGGGATGTGGGAGGTCTTCATCGACACCCTGGTGGTGTGCACCATGACGGCCCTGGTGATCCTGGTGACCGGCGTGATTCAGACCGGGCAGACCGGCGCGGAACTCACCAGCAGCGCCTTCGCCAGCGGCCTGCCGGGCCTGGGCGGCTGGATCGTCCTGATGGCCATCGTGCTGTTCTCCTACACCACCATGCTCACCTGGAACTTCTACGGTGAGAAGAGTTGGGAGTACGCCTTCGGCAAGCGGGTCATCCTGCCCTACCGGATCATCTTCGTGGGCTTCCTGTTCCTTGGAGCCATCGGCGGGCTGACCACCGTCTGGGATGTCTCCGACACCCTCAACGGCCTGATGGCAGCGCCCAACCTGATCGCCCTGGTGCTGCTGGCCGGTGTGCTGGCCAAGGAGAAGGTTCAGTACATGAAGGAAGAACGTGAGAAGGCCATGGCGGCCCGCAAGGGGTCGGATGACGACAAGGGTAGCGGGTAA
- a CDS encoding cytochrome b5-like heme/steroid binding domain-containing protein, translating into MPSTRFAPFVSPRQWGLAAFLGTTLFVSPLATMADEADEALPVITREELAQHDQPEDCWKAIHGKVYDITDYLPRHPGPPAMVLHWCGRESTKAWETKGYGAPHSAAAEILLEDYLIGILEGKSESELSADGEQD; encoded by the coding sequence ATGCCCTCGACCCGCTTCGCCCCTTTCGTCTCTCCCCGTCAATGGGGGCTGGCTGCGTTCCTCGGGACAACACTGTTCGTCTCCCCTCTTGCAACGATGGCCGATGAGGCGGACGAGGCACTGCCGGTGATCACCCGGGAGGAACTGGCACAACATGATCAGCCGGAGGATTGCTGGAAGGCGATTCATGGCAAGGTGTATGACATCACCGACTATCTGCCACGCCACCCGGGCCCTCCTGCGATGGTGCTGCACTGGTGCGGACGGGAGTCCACCAAGGCCTGGGAGACCAAGGGTTACGGGGCACCCCATAGCGCCGCCGCGGAGATCCTGCTGGAGGATTATCTGATCGGTATTCTTGAGGGGAAGAGTGAGTCGGAGCTATCGGCAGATGGGGAGCAAGACTGA
- the pnp gene encoding polyribonucleotide nucleotidyltransferase produces MQSITKSFQYGQHTVTLETGEIARQATGAVMVDVAGTVVLVTAVGRKEAVPGRDFFPLTVNYQERTYAAGRIPGGFFKREGRPSEKETLTCRLIDRPLRPLFPKGFTNEVQVVATVMSLNPEVDPDIPALLGASAAVALSGMPFAGPIGAARVGYQDGEYLLNPDITPLKDSQLDLVVAGTQNAVIMVESEATELSEEVMLGAVMYGHEQMQVAINAIRELAAEAGKPAWDWQPPEEDKDLRTRVEEACLSDLTAAYQIAEKQERTARIKELRDEVKARLADGEEGSPEADEIKEVFHDIEKRIVRNLVLDGKPRIDGRDTTTVRPIGVRVGVLPRTHGSALFTRGETQAIVTATLGTDRDSQIIDAIEGERRERFMLHYNFPPYCTGETGMVGTPKRREIGHGRLAKRGVQGVMPADEDFPYVLRVVSEITESNGSSSMASVCGTSLALMDAGVPLKAPVAGIAMGLIKEQDRFAVLSDILGDEDHLGDMDFKVAGTEDGVTALQMDIKIDGITREIMEKALGQAREGRLHILKEMGKVITTPRGEMSAYAPRFITLRINPEKIRDVIGKGGATIRALTEETGATIDIDDSGVIKIASVDKEAGEEAKRRIEEITADVEVGRVYEGRVAKIMDFGAFVTILPGRDGLVHISQISEERVESVSDKVKEGETVKVKVLEVDKQGRIRLSMKAVGQGE; encoded by the coding sequence GTGCAGTCAATTACCAAGTCGTTCCAGTACGGTCAGCATACCGTCACCCTCGAAACCGGCGAGATCGCCCGTCAGGCCACCGGCGCCGTCATGGTCGATGTGGCCGGTACCGTGGTGCTGGTGACGGCCGTAGGCCGCAAGGAGGCCGTGCCGGGGCGCGATTTCTTCCCCCTGACGGTCAACTATCAGGAACGGACTTACGCAGCAGGGCGTATCCCCGGCGGTTTCTTCAAGCGCGAGGGGCGGCCCTCCGAGAAGGAAACCCTGACTTGTCGCTTGATCGACCGCCCCCTGCGGCCCCTGTTTCCCAAGGGCTTCACCAATGAGGTGCAGGTGGTGGCGACGGTCATGTCACTGAACCCGGAAGTGGACCCGGATATCCCGGCCTTGCTGGGAGCCTCCGCTGCGGTGGCCCTGTCGGGCATGCCTTTTGCCGGCCCCATCGGCGCTGCCCGGGTGGGCTATCAGGATGGCGAATACCTGCTGAACCCCGACATCACCCCGCTGAAGGATTCCCAGCTGGATCTGGTGGTGGCCGGTACCCAAAATGCCGTCATCATGGTGGAGTCTGAGGCGACCGAGCTCTCGGAAGAGGTCATGCTGGGCGCCGTGATGTACGGTCATGAGCAGATGCAGGTGGCCATCAACGCCATTCGCGAACTGGCTGCCGAAGCTGGCAAGCCTGCCTGGGACTGGCAGCCGCCGGAAGAGGACAAGGACCTGCGCACCCGCGTGGAAGAGGCCTGCCTGTCGGATCTGACCGCCGCCTACCAGATTGCCGAAAAGCAGGAGCGGACCGCGCGCATCAAGGAATTGCGTGATGAGGTGAAGGCCCGTCTTGCCGATGGTGAGGAAGGCTCCCCCGAGGCTGACGAGATCAAGGAAGTCTTCCACGATATCGAGAAGCGCATCGTGCGCAACCTGGTTCTGGACGGTAAGCCGCGCATCGACGGTCGCGATACCACCACCGTGCGCCCCATTGGCGTGCGCGTGGGCGTGTTGCCTCGTACCCACGGCTCGGCGCTGTTCACCCGGGGTGAAACCCAGGCCATCGTCACTGCGACCCTGGGCACGGATCGGGATTCCCAGATCATCGATGCCATCGAGGGCGAGCGCCGCGAGCGCTTCATGCTGCATTACAACTTCCCTCCCTACTGCACCGGTGAGACCGGCATGGTGGGCACGCCCAAGCGCCGCGAGATTGGTCATGGCCGTCTGGCCAAGCGGGGCGTGCAGGGTGTGATGCCGGCAGACGAGGACTTCCCCTATGTGCTGCGGGTGGTCTCGGAGATCACCGAATCCAACGGCTCCAGTTCCATGGCCTCGGTCTGCGGCACCAGCCTGGCGCTGATGGATGCCGGCGTGCCCCTGAAGGCCCCGGTGGCCGGTATCGCCATGGGTTTGATCAAGGAGCAGGACCGCTTCGCGGTGCTGTCCGACATCCTCGGGGACGAGGATCACCTGGGTGACATGGACTTCAAGGTGGCTGGTACCGAAGACGGTGTCACTGCGTTGCAGATGGATATCAAGATCGACGGCATCACCCGCGAGATCATGGAAAAGGCCCTGGGCCAGGCCCGCGAAGGCCGGCTGCATATCCTGAAGGAGATGGGCAAGGTCATTACCACGCCTCGCGGCGAAATGTCCGCTTATGCGCCGCGTTTCATTACCCTGCGCATCAACCCGGAGAAGATTCGGGACGTGATCGGCAAGGGTGGCGCCACCATCCGTGCCCTCACCGAGGAAACCGGTGCCACCATCGATATCGACGATTCCGGTGTGATCAAGATCGCCTCGGTGGACAAGGAAGCCGGCGAGGAGGCCAAGCGCCGCATCGAGGAGATCACCGCCGATGTGGAAGTGGGCCGGGTCTACGAGGGTCGCGTTGCCAAGATCATGGACTTCGGCGCCTTTGTCACCATCCTGCCCGGTCGTGATGGCCTGGTGCATATCTCCCAGATCTCCGAAGAGCGGGTGGAGAGTGTGTCGGACAAGGTGAAGGAAGGCGAGACGGTCAAGGTGAAGGTGCTGGAAGTGGACAAGCAGGGCCGTATCCGCCTGAGCATGAAGGCAGTCGGTCAGGGCGAGTAG
- the rpsO gene encoding 30S ribosomal protein S15, which produces MSLSSEVKSEIVEKYKRDAADTGSPEVQVALLSARIQHLMGHFSTHKKDHHSRRGLLKMVNQRRKLLDYLKSKDQQRYQDLVSSLGLRR; this is translated from the coding sequence ATGTCCCTGAGCAGTGAAGTGAAGTCCGAGATCGTTGAGAAGTACAAGCGCGACGCCGCCGACACCGGTTCCCCGGAGGTTCAGGTGGCGCTGTTGTCCGCGCGTATCCAGCACCTGATGGGGCACTTCTCCACGCACAAGAAAGATCATCATTCCCGCCGTGGTCTGTTGAAGATGGTCAACCAGCGCCGCAAGCTGCTGGACTATCTCAAGAGCAAGGATCAGCAGCGCTATCAGGATCTGGTCAGCAGCCTGGGTCTGCGCCGCTAA
- the truB gene encoding tRNA pseudouridine(55) synthase TruB codes for MSKPKIQRRDVHGLILLDKPQGYTSNQALQRVKYLFRARKAGHTGSLDPLATGLLPLCFGEATKVSGFLLDADKRYHTVCRLGQKTLTGDAEGEVIDTRAIPALDDAQIESVLARFRGPIEQIPPMYSALKHQGQRLYDLARKGQEVERPPRPVTIHDLRCLDYDDDTLTLDVVCSKGTYIRTLVEDIGEVLGCGAHVIALRRIGLTPFEDPQMVTLEQIEALAEQGPQALDEALRPLDEALVHWPAVTLDADSAFYLGQGQAVFVPGLTHRGHLRLYGPGDRFLGVGRLLDDGRVAPKRLIVQPT; via the coding sequence ATGAGCAAACCGAAAATCCAGCGCCGTGACGTCCACGGCCTGATCCTGCTGGACAAGCCTCAGGGATACACCTCCAACCAGGCCCTGCAGCGGGTGAAGTACCTGTTTCGGGCCCGCAAGGCAGGCCACACCGGCAGCCTGGATCCCCTGGCCACCGGCCTGTTACCCCTGTGCTTTGGTGAGGCCACCAAGGTCTCCGGGTTTCTGCTGGATGCCGACAAGCGCTATCACACTGTCTGCCGCCTGGGGCAGAAAACCCTGACCGGCGATGCCGAGGGGGAGGTGATCGACACCCGGGCGATCCCCGCTCTGGATGACGCGCAGATCGAGTCGGTCCTGGCCCGGTTTCGCGGGCCTATCGAGCAGATTCCGCCCATGTACTCGGCGCTCAAGCATCAGGGCCAGCGGCTGTACGATCTGGCTCGCAAGGGGCAGGAGGTGGAACGACCGCCCCGACCGGTGACCATCCATGACCTGCGCTGCCTGGATTACGATGACGACACTCTGACCCTGGATGTCGTCTGCTCCAAGGGCACCTATATCCGCACCCTGGTGGAAGATATTGGCGAGGTGCTGGGCTGCGGCGCCCATGTGATCGCCCTGCGACGCATTGGCCTGACGCCCTTCGAAGATCCGCAGATGGTCACCCTGGAGCAGATCGAGGCCCTGGCGGAGCAGGGCCCGCAGGCCCTGGATGAGGCCCTGAGGCCCCTGGATGAAGCCCTGGTCCACTGGCCGGCGGTCACACTGGATGCCGATAGTGCCTTTTACCTGGGGCAGGGGCAGGCGGTGTTTGTGCCTGGCCTGACGCATCGGGGTCACCTGCGGCTATACGGCCCCGGGGATCGCTTCCTGGGGGTGGGTCGGCTGCTGGATGATGGCCGGGTGGCCCCCAAGCGGCTGATTGTCCAGCCCACCTGA
- the rbfA gene encoding 30S ribosome-binding factor RbfA: MPKDFSRSQRVGDQIQRELAELIREQVKDPRVGMLTLSGVEVSRDLAHAKVFFTVLGDQDAIEGTTQGLRQAAGFLRRELGRRMRIRTVPELHFRYDDTQEKGARLSALIDEAVASDRARHPDASDDKDPQ, translated from the coding sequence ATGCCCAAAGATTTTTCACGTTCACAACGAGTGGGCGACCAGATCCAGCGGGAGCTGGCCGAACTGATCCGCGAGCAGGTCAAGGATCCCCGTGTGGGCATGCTGACCCTCTCGGGGGTCGAGGTCAGTCGTGATCTGGCCCATGCCAAGGTCTTCTTCACCGTGCTGGGGGATCAGGACGCCATCGAGGGAACCACCCAGGGCTTGCGTCAGGCGGCCGGGTTCCTGCGTCGCGAACTGGGTCGTCGAATGCGCATCCGCACCGTGCCGGAACTGCATTTTCGCTACGATGATACCCAGGAGAAGGGGGCCCGGCTGTCGGCCCTCATTGATGAGGCGGTAGCCAGCGACCGCGCGCGCCATCCGGATGCCTCCGACGACAAAGATCCTCAATGA